From Etheostoma cragini isolate CJK2018 chromosome 17, CSU_Ecrag_1.0, whole genome shotgun sequence, one genomic window encodes:
- the cep170aa gene encoding centrosomal protein of 170 kDa isoform X8, producing the protein MGLATSVMEVDSKEARRGEKAKEDGFHAATAHDSSYFEMPTKEGHISNNGIHEIPTKDTEGTTTPTNAAQGHASFTIEFDNTSPGKVTIKDHVSKFTPDHHKSRSKKSGAGSGGAGERDLSTLQAAMMASESKVADWLAQNDPTLVRSESTEDDSKSIKSDVPVHLKRLKGEGSKHDDGTQSDSENGLGLRFANRRHALEERLKAAHGHVGAGGGNVTVSGSKTSGSRTAFMIEFYDEENHRKRRSYSFSQTAPLQGIGAGGEGLFPQPPSHPKVFSISTSATTASDSGKVPAPIPATVTAGAPTAARVLLKQRSEDPSIGRSSASTGLATGSPTSPSEDTSVVGRGGGTVGGEAEDDHSDKGTYTIELENRNAEEEEARRMIDKVFGVQQNQDSSSLSDLKGDRKGKETGETGKEALPSDSSWVSEWASLAANHTRTDPEGSGAETAAFLHKERGTDAFESGASLSRGESSSSLTDRKRRTLPQLPVDDPQAKSGTKALGLRSEIGEKQDTEPQEKENKGDGESPIPMRDSEMTSKRKQSSTSSPSKAPVRSSGSTERRKKSEESKGGGGGGEVGEKSGKPLVRQGSFTIEKPSANVPAELIPRINRGGSGRERSDSVGSMDTATLLKDTEAVMAFLEAKLRDESKLDQKSRKTGLPSRTDSISPESDVDTASTASHVAGEAERKTIAGSEHKPRSYSSMHREKSNMSTASRTSVSNASARDRLERKTKTRTAETSRTDARRSVQPSSASSRARQPSLDLTDDDQTSSFPISDILSSDQETYSGPLGRSAHGRGSEDVLNSKLDSRSTKTSKTRSSLQAATTSSLSKQASLPQPRPTRASLLRRARLGDTSDTDLADADRVSVASEVSTTSSTSRPPSGRKGPSRLDMLAQPRRTRLGSISARSDSECTVTRSSTSSPRLSAETALRLGLRSSTPTENRLTPRMRANSVSKLNEVKSKTTTSGYCSPTESSLPEPEGDGEKELMVSSSSRWRRLPPEYGSTSEEEFGSNRNSPKHGGRPHMRPHHLTPHRSSRLSTSASPGSGVVTGPGGVAIKHRMKEQEEYIKDWTAHSEEIARLFPCVRRISQDLAKDLAILAREIHDVAGEIDSVSSSGTAPSTTVSTAATTPGSAIDTREEVGPARPMQPDIQESMRKLVDRVFDESLNFKKIPPVITTNKAPEINGKPVELRPRAPDSLEPRALRRRTWNREEAVLDSLLLHSVSQLSTKIRHSTDKTAGKIRILFKDKDRNWEEIESKLRLESDVPLLKTSNKEISSILLELKRVEKQLQVINVMVDPDGTLDALASLGLTSPTIPTKPQTAKTTSPSATSPGSAPPAKESLPEILPGPGGSAALARVHAPRASQEETARDPSVSLGLTGVGGLHFNRMRPSGEEAIAQK; encoded by the exons ATGGGATTGGCTACTTCAGTCATGGAAGTGG ACAGCAAAGAGGCCCGTCGAGGGGAGAAAGCTAAAGAAGACGGCTTTCATGCGGCCACCGCCCATGATTCCAGTTACTTCGAGATGCCTACCAAGGAGGGTCACATCAGCAACAACGGCATCCATGAGATTCCCACCAAGGACACAGAGGGCACCACCACTCCCACCAATGCAG CTCAAGGTCACGCCTCCTTCACCATAGAGTTTGACAACACTTCTCCAGGGAAAGTTACTATTAAAGACCATGTGTCAAAGTTCACACCCGACCACCACAAATCACGCTCCAAAAAGAGTGGAGCGGGAAGtggaggagcaggagagagGGACTTGAGCACACTGCAAGCCGCTATGATGGCATCAGAGAGCAAGGTGGCTGATTGGCTGGCCCAGAACGACCCCACTCTTGTGCGCAGTGAGTCAACAGAGGACGACAGCAAGAGCATCAAAAGCGATGTGCCAGTTCATCTCAAAAGGCTTAAAGGTGA AGGCAGCAAGCATGATGATGGCACCCAAAGTGACTCAGAGAATGGACTGGGCCTTCGTTTTGCCAACCGCCGCCACGCCCTCGAAGAACGCCTGAAAGCAGCACACGGCCACGTGGGAGCAGGAGGGGGGAACGTAACTGTGAGTGGATCCAAAACCAGTGGCAGCCGCACTGCCTTCATGATTGAGTTCTATGACGAGGAAAACCATCGCAAACGCCGGTCATATTCATTTTCCCAAACTGCACCGCTGCAGGGGATAGGAGCTGGAGGGGAGGGACTGTTTCCCCAGCCTCCCTCTCACCCCAAGGTGTTCAGCATTTCCACCTCTGCTACTACTGCCTCAGACTCAG GTAAGGTCCCAGCTCCGATACCGGCTACTGTGACTGCAGGTGCCCCTACAGCTGCACGCGTCCTTCTCAAGCAGAGGTCAGAGGACCCGAGTATCGGTCGCAGCTCAGCCAGTACCGGACTGGCAACAGGCAGTCCCACGAGCCCCAGTGAGGACACCTCAGTCgtggggagaggagggggaacTGTTGGAGGGGAGGCAGAGGACGACCACAGTGATAAGGGGACCTACACCATCGAACTGGAGAACAGGAacgcagaggaagaggaggctagGCGCATGATAGACAAG GTGTTTGGTGTCCAGCAGAACCAGGACTCCTCTAGTCTGTCAGATCTgaaaggagacagaaaaggaaaggagacaGGAGAGACTGGAAAAGAG GCTCTTCCTAGCGACTCGAGTTGGGTGTCTGAGTGGGCCAGTCTAGCTGCCAATCACACCAGGACAGACCCAGAGGGCTCAGGAGCAGAAACAGCTGCCTTCCTCCACAAAGAGAGAG GAACTGATGCCTTTGAGTCCGGTGCTTCACTCAGCAGAGGAGAATCCTCCTCCAGTCTGACTGACCGTAAGCGCAGGACCCTCCCCCAGCTCCCTGTGGATGATCCCCAGGCTAAATCCGGCACCAAAGCTCTTGGACTGAGGTCCGAGATTGGGGAGAAACAGGACACTGAACCCCAGGAGAAAGAGAACAAGGGAGACGGGGAATCGCCGATTCCCATGAGGGACAGTGAGATGACCAGTAAACGTAAACAAAGCTCCACTTCCTCTCCATCCAAGGCTCCTGTCCGGTCCTCTGGCAGCACTGAGCGGAGGAAGAAGTCTGAGGAGagtaaaggaggaggaggaggaggagaagtagGAGAGAAGTCTGGGAAACCTCTAGTGCGCCAGGGCAGCTTCACAATTGAGAAGCCCAGCGCTAATGTGCCTGCCGAGCTCATACCACGCATTAATAGAGGTGGCAGTGGGCGTGAGCGCAGTGACTCTGTGGGCAGCATGGATACTGCTACCCTCCTGAAGGACACTGAAGCTGTCATGGCATTCCTGGAGGCCAAACTAAGAGATGAAAGCAAACTAGACCAGAAAAGTCGTAAAACTGGCCTCCCTTCTCGGACTGATTCCATCTCTCCTGAGTCAGATGTTGACACGGCCAGCACAGCTAGTCATGTGgctggagaggcagagagaaaaacaatagCTGGCAGCGAACATAAACCACGTTCCTACAGCAGTATGCATCGGGAGAAGAGCAACATGAGCACAGCTTCCAGGACCAGTGTCTCTAACGCAAGTGCCCGTGACCGCTTGGAGAGGAAGACTAAAACAAGAACTGCAGAAACAAGCCGGACGGATGCGCGGCGCTCTGTTCAGCCATCCTCTGCTTCCTCCAGAGCACGGCAGCCTTCTCTGGATCTCACTGATGATGACCAGACATCTTCCTTCCCCATCTCTGACATCCTCTCCTCAGACCAGGAGACCTACTCTGGACCTTTGGGGCGCTCAGCACACGGACGTGGCTCAGAGGATGTTCTTAATTCCAAACTTGATAGCCGGTCTACTAAAACCTCCAAAACCAGGAGCAGTCTCCAGGCAGCCACAACCTCCTCTCTAAGCAAGCAGGCCTCATTGCCTCAGCCACGGCCCACAAGAGCGTCCCTTCTTCGCCGCGCCCGGCTGGGGGATACCTCTGACACGGATCTAGCTGATGCAGACAGGGTATCTGTGGCTTCTGAGGTGTCCACCACCAGCTCCACCTCAAGGCCGCCATCTGGTCGAAAGGGACCGTCACGACTTGACATGCTGGCTCAGCCGCGTAGGACCCGTCTGGGCTCCATCTCAGCTCGCAGTGACTCAGAGTGTACAGTGACGCGGAGCTCCACCTCTTCTCCCCGTCTGTCAGCTGAGACTGCTTTGCGTCTGGGCCTGCGCTCATCAACACCAACAGAGAACAGACTGACACCCAGGATGAGGGCCAACAGCGTATCCAAACTGAATGAAGTCAAGAGTAAAACCACTACATCTGGATACTGTTCGCCCACAG AGAGCTCTCTGCCCGAACCTGAAGgtgatggagagaaagagctgATGG TGTCCAGTAGCAGCAGGTGGAGACGTCTGCCGCCCGAGTACGGCTCCACCTCAGAGGAAGAGTTTGGCTCCAACAGGAATTCTCCCAAGCACGGAGGACGCCCTCACATGCGGCCTCATCACCTCACCCCACACCGCAGCTCGAGACTTAGCACCAGCGCAAGTCCAGGCTCCGGCGTGGTGACGGGTCCGGGTGGAGTAGCAATCAAACACCGCATGAAAGAGCAAGAGGAGTACATCAAGGACTGGACAGCACACAGCGAGGAGATAGCAAG GTTATTCCCCTGTGTGCGCAGGATCAGCCAGGACCTGGCTAAGGACTTGGCTATCTTGGCCCGTGAGATCCACGATGTGGCTGGCGAGATCGACTCGGTCAGCTCATCTGGCACGGCACCCAGCACCACCGTCAGCACCGCCGCCACCACCCCGGGATCGGCCATCGACACCCGGGAAGAGGTAGGCCCTGCACGTCCCATGCAGCCGGACATACAGGAGAGCATGAGAAAG TTGGTGGATCGGGTCTTTGATGAGAGCCTCAACTTCAAGAAAATTCCGCCTGTGATTACAACCAATAAGGCGCCAGAGATCAACGGCAAGCCGGTGGAGCTCCGCCCCCGTGCCCCTGACAGTCTGGAGCCCCGAGCTCTGAGGAGACGCACCTGGAACCGAGAGGAG GCAGTGTTGGACAGCCTGCTGCTCCATTCCGTTTCTCAGCTGTCCACCAAGATAAGACACTCCACCGACAAAACAGCAGGAAAAATCCG GATATTGTTTAAAGACAAGGACAGGAACTGGGAGGAAATTGAGAGTAAACTGCGATTGGAGAGTGATGTTCCACTCCTGAAAACCTCCAACAAG GAAATCTCCTCAATTCTGCTTGAACTGAAGAGAGTGGAGAAGCAGCTTCAAG TGATCAATGTGATGGTAGACCCAGATGGGACTCTGGACGCCCTGGCCAGCCTCGGCCTGACCAGCCCTACTATCCCTACCAAGCCCCAGACCGCCAAAACAACTTCCCCGTCTGCCACCAGCCCTGGTTCTGCGCCCCCAGCCAAAGAATCACTGCCGGAGATCCTTCCTGGGCCTGGAGGCTCAGCAGCCTTGGCCAGGGTTCATGCTCCCCGCGCCAGCCAGGAAGAGACCGCTCGGGACCCCAGTGTGAGTCTCGGGCTAACAGGAGTCGGAGGACTGCACTTCAACCGCATGCGGCCGAGCGGAGAAGAGGCCATCGCACAGAAGTGA
- the cep170aa gene encoding centrosomal protein of 170 kDa isoform X4, translating into MSVTSWFLVSSGGTRHRLPREMIFVGRDDCELMLQSRSVDKQHAVINYEAGTDEHKVKDLGSLNGTFVNDVRIQEQMYITLKLEDKLRFGYDTNLFTAVRGELTVPEEALKHEKFTSGLQLSKKPSNSETTTTKTASKSPSKTPTKTLKSPSGSTARPAESRVADAVTSSKEPPAKPVDTHKAEERIGGDVTALPRGTPLYGQPSWWGDGDADDENSFKQETKSSSKKHESSISDSKEARRGEKAKEDGFHAATAHDSSYFEMPTKEGHISNNGIHEIPTKDTEGTTTPTNAAQGHASFTIEFDNTSPGKVTIKDHVSKFTPDHHKSRSKKSGAGSGGAGERDLSTLQAAMMASESKVADWLAQNDPTLVRSESTEDDSKSIKSDVPVHLKRLKGEGSKHDDGTQSDSENGLGLRFANRRHALEERLKAAHGHVGAGGGNVTVSGSKTSGSRTAFMIEFYDEENHRKRRSYSFSQTAPLQGIGAGGEGLFPQPPSHPKVFSISTSATTASDSGKVPAPIPATVTAGAPTAARVLLKQRSEDPSIGRSSASTGLATGSPTSPSEDTSVVGRGGGTVGGEAEDDHSDKGTYTIELENRNAEEEEARRMIDKVFGVQQNQDSSSLSDLKGDRKGKETGETGKEALPSDSSWVSEWASLAANHTRTDPEGSGAETAAFLHKERGTDAFESGASLSRGESSSSLTDRKRRTLPQLPVDDPQAKSGTKALGLRSEIGEKQDTEPQEKENKGDGESPIPMRDSEMTSKRKQSSTSSPSKAPVRSSGSTERRKKSEESKGGGGGGEVGEKSGKPLVRQGSFTIEKPSANVPAELIPRINRGGSGRERSDSVGSMDTATLLKDTEAVMAFLEAKLRDESKLDQKSRKTGLPSRTDSISPESDVDTASTASHVAGEAERKTIAGSEHKPRSYSSMHREKSNMSTASRTSVSNASARDRLERKTKTRTAETSRTDARRSVQPSSASSRARQPSLDLTDDDQTSSFPISDILSSDQETYSGPLGRSAHGRGSEDVLNSKLDSRSTKTSKTRSSLQAATTSSLSKQASLPQPRPTRASLLRRARLGDTSDTDLADADRVSVASEVSTTSSTSRPPSGRKGPSRLDMLAQPRRTRLGSISARSDSECTVTRSSTSSPRLSAETALRLGLRSSTPTENRLTPRMRANSVSKLNEVKSKTTTSGYCSPTVSSSSRWRRLPPEYGSTSEEEFGSNRNSPKHGGRPHMRPHHLTPHRSSRLSTSASPGSGVVTGPGGVAIKHRMKEQEEYIKDWTAHSEEIARLFPCVRRISQDLAKDLAILAREIHDVAGEIDSVSSSGTAPSTTVSTAATTPGSAIDTREEVGPARPMQPDIQESMRKLVDRVFDESLNFKKIPPVITTNKAPEINGKPVELRPRAPDSLEPRALRRRTWNREEAVLDSLLLHSVSQLSTKIRHSTDKTAGKIRILFKDKDRNWEEIESKLRLESDVPLLKTSNKEISSILLELKRVEKQLQVINVMVDPDGTLDALASLGLTSPTIPTKPQTAKTTSPSATSPGSAPPAKESLPEILPGPGGSAALARVHAPRASQEETARDPSVSLGLTGVGGLHFNRMRPSGEEAIAQK; encoded by the exons CATGAAAAGTTCACAAGTGGCCTCCAGCTCAGTAAGAAACCGTCTAACAGTGAAACCACTACCACCAAAACCGCAAGCAAGTCCCCCTCTAAGACCCCAACAAAGACTCTGAAGTCCCCCAGTGGCAGCACCGCAAGGCCAGCAGAGAGTAGAGTTGCAGATGCGGTCACTTCCTCCAAAGAGCCACCAGCTAAACCTGTAGACACTCACAAAGCAGAGGAGAGGATAGGAG GGGATGTTACAGCTCTGCCTCGTGGGACCCCCCTGTATGGTCAGCCGTCTTGGTGGGGGGATGGGGATGCAGATGACGAGAACTCTTTCAAACAGGAAACCAAGTCATCcagcaaaaaacatgaaagctcTATTTCAG ACAGCAAAGAGGCCCGTCGAGGGGAGAAAGCTAAAGAAGACGGCTTTCATGCGGCCACCGCCCATGATTCCAGTTACTTCGAGATGCCTACCAAGGAGGGTCACATCAGCAACAACGGCATCCATGAGATTCCCACCAAGGACACAGAGGGCACCACCACTCCCACCAATGCAG CTCAAGGTCACGCCTCCTTCACCATAGAGTTTGACAACACTTCTCCAGGGAAAGTTACTATTAAAGACCATGTGTCAAAGTTCACACCCGACCACCACAAATCACGCTCCAAAAAGAGTGGAGCGGGAAGtggaggagcaggagagagGGACTTGAGCACACTGCAAGCCGCTATGATGGCATCAGAGAGCAAGGTGGCTGATTGGCTGGCCCAGAACGACCCCACTCTTGTGCGCAGTGAGTCAACAGAGGACGACAGCAAGAGCATCAAAAGCGATGTGCCAGTTCATCTCAAAAGGCTTAAAGGTGA AGGCAGCAAGCATGATGATGGCACCCAAAGTGACTCAGAGAATGGACTGGGCCTTCGTTTTGCCAACCGCCGCCACGCCCTCGAAGAACGCCTGAAAGCAGCACACGGCCACGTGGGAGCAGGAGGGGGGAACGTAACTGTGAGTGGATCCAAAACCAGTGGCAGCCGCACTGCCTTCATGATTGAGTTCTATGACGAGGAAAACCATCGCAAACGCCGGTCATATTCATTTTCCCAAACTGCACCGCTGCAGGGGATAGGAGCTGGAGGGGAGGGACTGTTTCCCCAGCCTCCCTCTCACCCCAAGGTGTTCAGCATTTCCACCTCTGCTACTACTGCCTCAGACTCAG GTAAGGTCCCAGCTCCGATACCGGCTACTGTGACTGCAGGTGCCCCTACAGCTGCACGCGTCCTTCTCAAGCAGAGGTCAGAGGACCCGAGTATCGGTCGCAGCTCAGCCAGTACCGGACTGGCAACAGGCAGTCCCACGAGCCCCAGTGAGGACACCTCAGTCgtggggagaggagggggaacTGTTGGAGGGGAGGCAGAGGACGACCACAGTGATAAGGGGACCTACACCATCGAACTGGAGAACAGGAacgcagaggaagaggaggctagGCGCATGATAGACAAG GTGTTTGGTGTCCAGCAGAACCAGGACTCCTCTAGTCTGTCAGATCTgaaaggagacagaaaaggaaaggagacaGGAGAGACTGGAAAAGAG GCTCTTCCTAGCGACTCGAGTTGGGTGTCTGAGTGGGCCAGTCTAGCTGCCAATCACACCAGGACAGACCCAGAGGGCTCAGGAGCAGAAACAGCTGCCTTCCTCCACAAAGAGAGAG GAACTGATGCCTTTGAGTCCGGTGCTTCACTCAGCAGAGGAGAATCCTCCTCCAGTCTGACTGACCGTAAGCGCAGGACCCTCCCCCAGCTCCCTGTGGATGATCCCCAGGCTAAATCCGGCACCAAAGCTCTTGGACTGAGGTCCGAGATTGGGGAGAAACAGGACACTGAACCCCAGGAGAAAGAGAACAAGGGAGACGGGGAATCGCCGATTCCCATGAGGGACAGTGAGATGACCAGTAAACGTAAACAAAGCTCCACTTCCTCTCCATCCAAGGCTCCTGTCCGGTCCTCTGGCAGCACTGAGCGGAGGAAGAAGTCTGAGGAGagtaaaggaggaggaggaggaggagaagtagGAGAGAAGTCTGGGAAACCTCTAGTGCGCCAGGGCAGCTTCACAATTGAGAAGCCCAGCGCTAATGTGCCTGCCGAGCTCATACCACGCATTAATAGAGGTGGCAGTGGGCGTGAGCGCAGTGACTCTGTGGGCAGCATGGATACTGCTACCCTCCTGAAGGACACTGAAGCTGTCATGGCATTCCTGGAGGCCAAACTAAGAGATGAAAGCAAACTAGACCAGAAAAGTCGTAAAACTGGCCTCCCTTCTCGGACTGATTCCATCTCTCCTGAGTCAGATGTTGACACGGCCAGCACAGCTAGTCATGTGgctggagaggcagagagaaaaacaatagCTGGCAGCGAACATAAACCACGTTCCTACAGCAGTATGCATCGGGAGAAGAGCAACATGAGCACAGCTTCCAGGACCAGTGTCTCTAACGCAAGTGCCCGTGACCGCTTGGAGAGGAAGACTAAAACAAGAACTGCAGAAACAAGCCGGACGGATGCGCGGCGCTCTGTTCAGCCATCCTCTGCTTCCTCCAGAGCACGGCAGCCTTCTCTGGATCTCACTGATGATGACCAGACATCTTCCTTCCCCATCTCTGACATCCTCTCCTCAGACCAGGAGACCTACTCTGGACCTTTGGGGCGCTCAGCACACGGACGTGGCTCAGAGGATGTTCTTAATTCCAAACTTGATAGCCGGTCTACTAAAACCTCCAAAACCAGGAGCAGTCTCCAGGCAGCCACAACCTCCTCTCTAAGCAAGCAGGCCTCATTGCCTCAGCCACGGCCCACAAGAGCGTCCCTTCTTCGCCGCGCCCGGCTGGGGGATACCTCTGACACGGATCTAGCTGATGCAGACAGGGTATCTGTGGCTTCTGAGGTGTCCACCACCAGCTCCACCTCAAGGCCGCCATCTGGTCGAAAGGGACCGTCACGACTTGACATGCTGGCTCAGCCGCGTAGGACCCGTCTGGGCTCCATCTCAGCTCGCAGTGACTCAGAGTGTACAGTGACGCGGAGCTCCACCTCTTCTCCCCGTCTGTCAGCTGAGACTGCTTTGCGTCTGGGCCTGCGCTCATCAACACCAACAGAGAACAGACTGACACCCAGGATGAGGGCCAACAGCGTATCCAAACTGAATGAAGTCAAGAGTAAAACCACTACATCTGGATACTGTTCGCCCACAG TGTCCAGTAGCAGCAGGTGGAGACGTCTGCCGCCCGAGTACGGCTCCACCTCAGAGGAAGAGTTTGGCTCCAACAGGAATTCTCCCAAGCACGGAGGACGCCCTCACATGCGGCCTCATCACCTCACCCCACACCGCAGCTCGAGACTTAGCACCAGCGCAAGTCCAGGCTCCGGCGTGGTGACGGGTCCGGGTGGAGTAGCAATCAAACACCGCATGAAAGAGCAAGAGGAGTACATCAAGGACTGGACAGCACACAGCGAGGAGATAGCAAG GTTATTCCCCTGTGTGCGCAGGATCAGCCAGGACCTGGCTAAGGACTTGGCTATCTTGGCCCGTGAGATCCACGATGTGGCTGGCGAGATCGACTCGGTCAGCTCATCTGGCACGGCACCCAGCACCACCGTCAGCACCGCCGCCACCACCCCGGGATCGGCCATCGACACCCGGGAAGAGGTAGGCCCTGCACGTCCCATGCAGCCGGACATACAGGAGAGCATGAGAAAG TTGGTGGATCGGGTCTTTGATGAGAGCCTCAACTTCAAGAAAATTCCGCCTGTGATTACAACCAATAAGGCGCCAGAGATCAACGGCAAGCCGGTGGAGCTCCGCCCCCGTGCCCCTGACAGTCTGGAGCCCCGAGCTCTGAGGAGACGCACCTGGAACCGAGAGGAG GCAGTGTTGGACAGCCTGCTGCTCCATTCCGTTTCTCAGCTGTCCACCAAGATAAGACACTCCACCGACAAAACAGCAGGAAAAATCCG GATATTGTTTAAAGACAAGGACAGGAACTGGGAGGAAATTGAGAGTAAACTGCGATTGGAGAGTGATGTTCCACTCCTGAAAACCTCCAACAAG GAAATCTCCTCAATTCTGCTTGAACTGAAGAGAGTGGAGAAGCAGCTTCAAG TGATCAATGTGATGGTAGACCCAGATGGGACTCTGGACGCCCTGGCCAGCCTCGGCCTGACCAGCCCTACTATCCCTACCAAGCCCCAGACCGCCAAAACAACTTCCCCGTCTGCCACCAGCCCTGGTTCTGCGCCCCCAGCCAAAGAATCACTGCCGGAGATCCTTCCTGGGCCTGGAGGCTCAGCAGCCTTGGCCAGGGTTCATGCTCCCCGCGCCAGCCAGGAAGAGACCGCTCGGGACCCCAGTGTGAGTCTCGGGCTAACAGGAGTCGGAGGACTGCACTTCAACCGCATGCGGCCGAGCGGAGAAGAGGCCATCGCACAGAAGTGA